Genomic DNA from Solanum pennellii chromosome 3, SPENNV200:
TAAAGGTCTTGATGCCACTATTACTTAGGGAAATGAAGCATCGAGTCAAGATAAGGTGAAGGCTATGATTTTCCTTCGTCATCATCTTGATGAGGGCCTGAAGATTGAATATCTGACGGTAAAAGATCCACTTGAATCGTGGACTGATTTAAAGGGGATATATGACCACCTAAAGGCAACAGTGTTGCCAAGAGCTCGTTATGAGTGGATGCATTTACGGTTTCAAGATTTTAAGACCGTAATTGAATACAACTCTGTTGTATTCAGGATAACCTCCCAGTTAAAATTATGTGGGGAGACTATAAAAGATGAGGACATGTTGAAAAAGACAGTTACTACTTTCCATGCCTCAAATGTGATATTGCAGCAGCAATATCGTGAAAAGGGTTTTCAGAAATATTCTGAACTAATCTCATGTCTTTTGGTGGCTAAGCAACATAATgctcttttattgaaaaatcatgaagctCGTCCCACTGGAGCTGCTCCATTATCGGAGGCAAATGTGGTGGAAGCACATGATCAATCTGAAGTAAAAAGAGATGATCATTGGGGCTATAATAATGCACGGGGACGTGGCAAAGATAAAAGACGATACACTAATCGTCAAGGTGGTGGTCATAATAAAAGGGAGAACAACATAAGTTCTCAAAATAACCCCTCAAAAAATAATTGTCGTCGTTGTGGCATGAAAGACCATTGGAAGAATGAATGTCGCACACATGAGCATTTTGTAAGGCTCTATCAAAATTCCtttaaaaagaaaggaaataaaagtggtGCTTCCTCTTCCAATGCTCGAGCTGAGTCACATATGACTCTTAAAGATGATGATAAGCCGGGAACATCTCAGAAATATGATAAGGATGTTGAAGCAAATTTGGCTTTAAAGGATGATGTTTTTGATGGCCTTGGTGACATTACTCATATGGAAGTTGATGACTTCTTTGGAGATCGAAACTGATGTTTGATCTTTTAGCTGGGGAATGAAGTCTgttaatattttacataatattttacttatgtatttttaattattatgttattcatgttgaagtatttaaatttccgttgttaattttgtttcttccttcttttgatgtattttattttaatgaaaattaatagaaatccCCAGTTGTCAGTTGGATTCAAGATGAGTAATGGAGATGTATGCCTTCTTGATAGTGCTACAACgcatacaatattaaaagaaaagaaatacttttctaatttggttatgaaaattcatatgtcaacacaatatcaggtagtacaaaattaattgagggcTCTGGAAGAGCGACCTTATTACTACCTAGAGGGACAATATTAAGTATTGATAATGCATtatattgtagtaagtctcaaagaaacttattaagtttcaaagttATTCGCCAAAATGGCTATCATGTTGAGACGGCTAATGAAAGAAAGGTTGAATACCTTTACATTACTACAATAAATGTAGAGACgaaaattgtgcatgaaaaATTACCTACATTTTCTTCTGGGTTGTACTATACAAGTATAAGTACAGTTGAATCACATGCCGTAGTAAGCAAAaggtttactaattttaatgattttatcagTTAGCATGACCGGTTGGGCCATCCCGGATTTAATATGATGCGCAAAATcattgagaattcacatgggCACACCTTAAAGAGCCCAAATATCCTTCAATCAAAGGAATTCTCTTGTGCTTCTTGTTCTCAAGGAAAGTTGATcattaaaccatcaacaattaagGTTGGAATTGAATCCCTTGCATTTATGGAACGTATACACGGTGATATATGTGGAC
This window encodes:
- the LOC107013184 gene encoding uncharacterized protein LOC107013184 gives rise to the protein MIFLRHHLDEGLKIEYLTVKDPLESWTDLKGIYDHLKATVLPRARYEWMHLRFQDFKTVIEYNSVVFRITSQLKLCGETIKDEDMLKKTVTTFHASNVILQQQYREKGFQKYSELISCLLVAKQHNALLLKNHEARPTGAAPLSEANVVEAHDQSEVKRDDHWGYNNARGRGKDKRRYTNRQGGGHNKRENNISSQNNPSKNNCRRCGMKDHWKNECRTHEHFVRLYQNSFKKKGNKSGASSSNARAESHMTLKDDDKPGTSQKYDKDVEANLALKDDVFDGLGDITHMEVDDFFGDRN